One genomic window of Polyangium aurulentum includes the following:
- a CDS encoding DUF421 domain-containing protein, protein MPLVLRAAIIYLFLLLLFRLAGKRALSQVTPFNLILLLIISECTQQALIGGDNSLTGALVLITTLVGIEVGLSWLKSRSPRFDRLLEGAPLIIVEDGRLLFDRMKKMRIDAEDILEAAQAQHGLMRLEEVRYAVVMRNGEIAVIPRS, encoded by the coding sequence ATGCCCCTCGTGCTCCGCGCGGCAATCATTTACCTCTTCTTGCTCCTGCTCTTCCGGCTGGCCGGCAAGCGGGCGCTCAGCCAGGTCACGCCGTTCAACCTGATCCTGCTGCTGATCATCAGCGAGTGCACGCAACAGGCGCTGATCGGAGGGGACAACTCGCTGACCGGGGCGCTCGTGCTCATCACGACGCTCGTCGGCATCGAGGTGGGGCTGTCCTGGCTGAAGAGCCGATCGCCGCGGTTCGACCGCTTGCTCGAGGGCGCGCCGCTCATCATCGTGGAGGACGGCCGGCTCCTCTTCGACCGGATGAAGAAGATGCGCATCGACGCGGAGGACATCCTCGAGGCGGCGCAGGCGCAGCACGGGCTGATGCGGCTGGAGGAGGTCCGCTACGCGGTGGTGATGCGCAACGGCGAGATTGCGGTCATCCCGCGAAGTTGA
- a CDS encoding 2-hydroxychromene-2-carboxylate isomerase gives MKTIDFFFDFSSPYSYLAATQLPGVAARTGARVAYRPIVLFGVFKATGNDMPAKVAAKGMYMAKDLERWARHYGVPFKFSSHFPSNTIKAMRLVLVADEGGRGEAAALAGFRAMWEEDRDLNDAGVLADLARAAGLDPEAALAAIETPAIKDKLRANTDEAVARGAFGAPAMFVGEQLFWGNDRIHFVEEAARG, from the coding sequence TTGAAGACCATCGATTTCTTCTTCGATTTCTCGTCGCCCTACAGCTATCTCGCGGCCACGCAGCTCCCCGGCGTCGCCGCACGCACGGGCGCCCGCGTCGCGTACCGGCCCATCGTGCTTTTCGGCGTCTTCAAGGCCACGGGGAACGACATGCCGGCCAAGGTCGCGGCCAAGGGCATGTACATGGCGAAGGACCTCGAGCGCTGGGCCCGCCATTACGGGGTCCCGTTCAAGTTCTCGAGCCATTTCCCCTCGAATACGATCAAGGCGATGCGGCTCGTGCTCGTCGCCGACGAGGGGGGCCGGGGCGAGGCCGCCGCGCTGGCGGGCTTCCGGGCGATGTGGGAGGAGGATCGGGACCTGAACGACGCCGGCGTGCTCGCCGACCTCGCGCGGGCGGCGGGGCTCGATCCGGAGGCGGCGCTCGCCGCGATCGAGACGCCTGCGATCAAGGACAAACTGCGCGCGAACACCGACGAGGCGGTCGCGCGCGGGGCGTTCGGGGCGCCGGCGATGTTCGTGGGCGAGCAGCTCTTCTGGGGCAACGATCGCATCCACTTCGTGGAGGAGGCGGCGCGCGGTTAG
- a CDS encoding GNAT family N-acetyltransferase gives MLDRRDSPAPSFETERLTLRPHTLDDFAESAAMWADPEVTRHIIGRPSTQEEAWGRLHRYAGHWALLGFGYWVVREKASGRFVGEVGLADFRRAIEPSFDGAPEIGWALVPSAQGRGFGVEAVRAALAWSEARFGPIRIVCIIAPENTPSLRLANKCGFREIARTTYKGDPTIVFERG, from the coding sequence ATGCTCGATCGCCGCGACTCCCCCGCCCCAAGCTTCGAGACCGAGCGCCTCACCCTGCGCCCGCACACGCTCGACGACTTCGCCGAGAGCGCCGCCATGTGGGCCGATCCCGAGGTGACGCGCCACATCATCGGCCGCCCTTCCACGCAGGAAGAAGCATGGGGACGGCTGCACCGCTACGCCGGCCACTGGGCGCTGCTCGGCTTCGGATACTGGGTGGTGCGTGAAAAAGCCTCGGGCCGCTTCGTCGGTGAGGTCGGGCTGGCCGACTTCCGCCGCGCGATCGAGCCGTCGTTCGACGGCGCCCCCGAGATCGGCTGGGCCCTCGTCCCGTCGGCGCAAGGCCGAGGGTTCGGCGTCGAGGCCGTCCGCGCCGCGCTGGCCTGGAGCGAGGCGCGCTTCGGGCCGATTCGAATCGTCTGCATCATCGCCCCGGAGAACACGCCCTCGCTCCGCCTCGCGAACAAATGTGGCTTCCGCGAGATCGCGCGCACGACCTACAAGGGGGATCCGACGATCGTCTTCGAGCGTGGATGA
- a CDS encoding alpha/beta fold hydrolase, producing the protein MPFLRKDALTLHYRDEGTGDPVVLVHGNWTTSLWWQPVLARLSADLRALAPDLRGRGESRAADGDYTIGRLAEDLALLLDGLGLSSAHLVGHSLGTAAVLELALRDRRRARTLTLVAPAWPDGMPQALNLPERQRMAQEDRNLYALALRAVAPTAPDDDLFRALVVEGHEQLPEATFATLDALVAWAPGERLRALRGVPSLVVSGALDGLSTVEMGRRVADLLGAEQHVMPGVGHSPNLEAPEAFVTRLRAFLREASGPS; encoded by the coding sequence ATGCCCTTTCTACGCAAAGACGCCCTCACCCTGCATTACCGCGACGAAGGCACGGGCGATCCCGTCGTCCTCGTCCACGGCAACTGGACGACGAGCCTCTGGTGGCAGCCCGTCCTCGCGCGCCTGTCGGCGGATCTGCGCGCCCTCGCGCCCGATCTGCGTGGCCGTGGCGAGAGCCGCGCCGCGGACGGCGATTACACGATCGGGCGGCTCGCCGAGGATCTCGCGCTCCTGCTCGACGGGCTCGGGCTCTCGAGCGCGCACCTCGTCGGCCATTCGCTCGGCACCGCCGCCGTCCTCGAGCTCGCCCTGCGCGATCGGCGTCGCGCGCGGACGCTGACGCTGGTCGCCCCCGCCTGGCCCGACGGAATGCCCCAGGCCCTGAACCTGCCCGAGCGCCAGCGCATGGCGCAGGAGGACCGCAACCTCTACGCCCTCGCCCTGCGCGCGGTGGCTCCGACCGCGCCCGACGACGACCTCTTTCGCGCCCTCGTCGTCGAGGGGCACGAGCAATTGCCCGAGGCCACCTTCGCCACCCTCGACGCGCTCGTCGCCTGGGCGCCGGGCGAGCGGCTTCGGGCGCTCCGGGGCGTGCCCTCGCTCGTCGTGAGCGGCGCGCTCGACGGGCTGTCGACGGTGGAGATGGGGCGGCGCGTGGCGGACCTGCTGGGCGCGGAGCAGCACGTGATGCCCGGGGTCGGACACTCGCCCAACCTCGAGGCGCCCGAAGCGTTCGTCACGCGCCTCCGCGCGTTCCTGCGCGAGGCGAGCGGGCCGAGCTGA
- a CDS encoding response regulator codes for MADPKKILLVDDSATILMMERALLEGEPYALLSAKSGQEAVATAMAERPNLILMDVVMPGMDGFEACRRLRADAATCEIPIILVTTRSSPDHIERGYESGCNDYIIKPFDGVELRAKIASFLDA; via the coding sequence ATGGCAGATCCCAAGAAAATCCTGCTTGTCGACGACTCCGCCACCATTCTGATGATGGAGCGGGCTCTCCTCGAGGGGGAGCCTTATGCGCTGCTCAGCGCGAAGAGCGGCCAGGAGGCCGTGGCCACCGCCATGGCCGAGCGGCCGAACCTCATTTTGATGGACGTCGTCATGCCGGGGATGGACGGCTTCGAGGCGTGCCGCCGCCTGCGCGCCGACGCGGCGACCTGCGAGATCCCCATCATCCTGGTGACCACGCGATCGAGCCCCGATCACATCGAGCGCGGCTACGAGAGCGGCTGCAACGATTACATCATCAAGCCCTTCGACGGCGTCGAGCTGCGGGCGAAGATTGCGAGCTTCCTTGATGCATGA
- a CDS encoding AAA family ATPase produces the protein MDRLPQFEVLRVIQEKPEIGVYRARRREDGAVVGVKLLRAEYPDPRQIAMLRREYAVTRDLEVPGVLRALAFVTAGWSAALILEDFEGEALHDLARNRRLPLAAILRIFIALADTLVGVHANRILHKDIKPKNILVNSATGAVKLTDFGIAAQLTEEAHQPLGPDLLEGSLAYMSPEQTGRMNRSLDERTDLYSLGVTLYEVLTGALPFRSADPAELLHSHIARTPTPPHVQAPHVPEVLSGIVMKLLAKNPEDRYQGAHGLEADLLACLSGLDATGHIAPFPLASRDVSSILRIPQTLYGRAEETRSLQRAFEHCVAGGVGLVLITGHAGVGKSALVGEVRLSIARQGGYFAAGKFDQLGRNVPYAAVTQALRELFRQVLGEAPGAIDALRNRLLDALGPNGRLLTDLVPELEKLIGRPPEVAALGPTEAANRFHGVMQDFLRALTGLSRPLVLFLDDLQWADSASLGLLGELLIHPQLPHLLVIGAYRDNEVDASHATLSTIDAIKKSGARVEQIRLGPLTLPSVTALLADALHVDRERTAPLAELLLQKTGGNPFFLRQLLRSLREGGQFELDTTTGAWTWDIAKIRGVGITDNVIELMTDKLRRLPQATQDVLKLAACIGNTFELGMVSVVYERSERQTAARLWPAVREGLLVRLSDSHPIFQDDEDEPEGASSEAIDGRLRYRFLHDRVQQAAYSLIPEDQRKIGHAKIGRLLLANPERREEDLFDIVAHLDVARDLLRTDAERLELAELNRRAGKRAKAATAITVASEHFAIALELLPPDRWETHYELTRELHCERGECVYLLGDYDRSDELLTEAIAHGRTRYDKALALECRMRLYLTRGALDARAKGVAIGLEALRVLGFDMPETREGRAARAIEQRQQVDARLASMDVQSLADLPRMADPERLLVMTTLVTLFGAAFLFGDFDLVQICSCSIIGMSLDHGNSEASAFGYTMYGMLVSNAGDRRRGYELGRLGLSLLERYPDPTVKPKIHNIFAHSINPYINHFETNLPHYRAAYESILESGDLVYGVWCVVYILWVQILKGDTLGDIYDGSAGYVGFVERTGDTHMLLSVQCQRQAVQSLRGLTAGMASLDSDGFREAAVVQQFHDSKNVIGLCWHALLRTIVDLTFERYAEAAAHARVAEGTIGALFAFFNSTTHYFHSALALAAFQAEASEEVRRADLALIEGYADKLKVLAKDCSDNFLHCHQLVEAERARLAGDTWRAAELYDLAIDNAQKGRFLNHVALGLELAARFYLATGRQRMARVYMTEAYNAYARWGADGKVRQLEQRHPQLLERKEGSADAPNDWRGTTTSQSSLGLDLDAVVKAAQALAGELLLDRLIERVMRIVVESSGAQRGVLVLAQGGELRIAATMAIEPAEIAVGLSAPALDGAALPASIVNTVVRTMDPVVLDDARQDVRFGADPYIAAHGIQSALCLAMMHQGRLSGVLYLENAAAAGAFTPARVGFCGLVAAQAAIAVENALLIDRIRQKSEALTDANARLERELEDHVLAQEALADAYARVDAELLERKRGEEARAALEAELVRVQTPLIPITDRIMVMPLIGVIDERRAAQVLETSMRGVQATGAEVVILDITGVAGIDATVLSSILRAVDALRLLGTKAVITGMRSEVARKVVELGVNLGPTVTMATLQHGVEYAMRKRDRKPGGERRGV, from the coding sequence ATGGACAGACTGCCCCAGTTCGAAGTCCTCCGTGTGATTCAGGAGAAACCAGAAATCGGGGTGTACCGCGCGCGGCGGCGAGAGGACGGCGCGGTGGTCGGGGTGAAGCTCTTGCGCGCCGAGTACCCCGACCCGCGTCAGATCGCGATGCTCCGCCGCGAGTACGCCGTCACCCGCGACCTCGAGGTGCCCGGCGTGCTGCGCGCGCTGGCCTTCGTGACGGCCGGCTGGAGCGCCGCGCTCATCCTCGAGGACTTCGAGGGCGAGGCGCTCCACGACCTCGCCCGCAACAGGCGACTTCCGCTCGCGGCGATCCTGCGGATCTTCATTGCCCTCGCCGACACGCTGGTCGGGGTGCACGCGAACAGGATCCTGCACAAGGACATCAAGCCGAAGAACATCCTCGTCAACAGCGCCACGGGCGCGGTCAAGCTGACCGACTTCGGCATCGCCGCGCAGCTCACCGAGGAGGCGCACCAGCCGCTGGGGCCCGACCTGCTCGAGGGCTCGCTCGCGTATATGTCGCCCGAGCAGACCGGCCGCATGAATCGGTCCCTCGACGAGCGGACCGACCTGTACTCGCTCGGCGTCACCCTCTACGAGGTCCTGACCGGCGCGCTGCCCTTCCGCTCCGCCGATCCTGCCGAGCTGCTCCACAGCCACATCGCAAGGACGCCGACGCCGCCGCACGTGCAAGCCCCGCACGTGCCCGAGGTGCTCTCCGGCATCGTCATGAAGCTCCTGGCGAAGAACCCGGAGGATCGCTATCAGGGCGCGCACGGCCTCGAGGCCGACCTGCTCGCGTGCCTGTCGGGGCTCGACGCGACCGGCCACATCGCGCCCTTTCCGCTGGCGAGCCGCGACGTGTCGAGCATCCTGCGGATCCCGCAGACGCTCTACGGCCGCGCGGAGGAGACCAGGAGCCTGCAGAGGGCCTTCGAGCATTGCGTGGCCGGCGGGGTCGGGCTCGTGCTGATCACGGGCCACGCGGGCGTCGGCAAGTCGGCGCTGGTGGGGGAGGTGCGCCTTTCCATTGCGCGGCAGGGCGGGTATTTCGCGGCGGGCAAGTTCGACCAGCTCGGCCGGAACGTGCCCTACGCGGCCGTGACGCAGGCCTTGCGAGAGCTTTTCAGGCAGGTGCTCGGCGAGGCGCCGGGTGCGATCGACGCGCTGCGGAACAGATTGCTGGACGCGCTCGGGCCGAACGGGCGGCTCTTGACCGACCTCGTGCCCGAGCTGGAGAAGTTGATCGGCCGCCCCCCCGAGGTCGCCGCGCTCGGACCGACGGAGGCGGCGAATCGGTTCCACGGGGTGATGCAGGACTTCCTGCGCGCGCTCACCGGGCTGAGCCGGCCGCTCGTGCTGTTTCTCGACGATCTGCAATGGGCGGACTCGGCCAGCCTCGGGCTGCTCGGGGAGCTGTTGATTCACCCGCAATTGCCGCACCTGCTCGTGATCGGCGCGTATCGCGACAACGAGGTCGACGCCTCGCACGCGACCCTGTCGACGATCGACGCCATCAAGAAGTCCGGCGCGAGGGTCGAGCAGATCCGGCTCGGGCCGCTGACGCTCCCGAGCGTCACGGCGCTGCTCGCCGACGCGCTGCACGTGGATCGCGAGCGCACGGCCCCCCTGGCGGAGCTGCTCCTGCAAAAGACCGGCGGAAACCCGTTCTTCTTGCGTCAGCTCCTGCGCAGCCTGCGCGAGGGCGGCCAGTTCGAGCTCGACACCACCACCGGCGCGTGGACCTGGGACATCGCGAAGATCCGCGGCGTCGGCATCACGGACAACGTGATCGAGCTGATGACCGACAAGCTCCGCCGCCTGCCGCAGGCCACGCAGGACGTCCTGAAGCTCGCCGCGTGCATCGGCAACACCTTCGAGCTCGGGATGGTGTCGGTCGTGTACGAGCGCAGCGAGCGGCAAACCGCGGCGCGCCTCTGGCCGGCCGTGCGCGAGGGGCTCCTCGTGCGGCTCTCGGATTCCCATCCGATCTTCCAGGACGACGAGGACGAGCCCGAGGGGGCGAGCAGCGAGGCGATCGACGGCCGGCTCCGCTATCGCTTCCTGCACGACCGCGTGCAGCAAGCGGCGTACTCCCTCATCCCCGAGGACCAGCGGAAGATCGGGCACGCGAAGATCGGCAGGCTCTTGCTCGCGAACCCCGAGCGCCGCGAGGAGGATCTCTTCGACATCGTCGCCCACCTCGACGTCGCGCGGGACCTCTTGCGCACCGACGCCGAGAGGCTCGAGCTCGCCGAGCTCAATCGTCGGGCCGGCAAGCGCGCGAAGGCGGCGACGGCGATCACGGTGGCGAGCGAGCACTTCGCGATCGCCCTCGAGCTGTTGCCCCCCGATCGCTGGGAGACGCACTACGAGCTGACGCGAGAGCTGCATTGTGAGCGCGGCGAGTGCGTGTATCTCCTCGGCGACTACGACCGCTCGGACGAGCTGTTGACGGAGGCCATCGCGCACGGGCGAACCCGCTACGACAAGGCGCTGGCCCTCGAGTGCAGGATGCGCCTGTATCTGACGCGGGGGGCGCTCGACGCGCGGGCCAAGGGGGTCGCGATCGGGCTCGAGGCGCTGCGGGTCCTCGGCTTCGACATGCCGGAGACACGCGAGGGTCGGGCCGCGAGGGCGATCGAGCAGCGGCAACAGGTCGACGCGCGGCTCGCGTCGATGGATGTCCAGAGCCTCGCGGACCTGCCGCGCATGGCCGATCCCGAGCGGCTGCTCGTCATGACGACGCTGGTCACGCTGTTCGGGGCCGCCTTCCTCTTCGGCGATTTCGACCTCGTGCAGATCTGCTCGTGCAGCATCATCGGCATGTCGCTCGACCACGGGAACTCCGAGGCGTCGGCGTTCGGGTACACGATGTACGGCATGCTGGTCAGCAACGCGGGCGATCGCCGGCGGGGGTACGAGCTCGGCCGGCTCGGGCTATCGCTCCTCGAGCGCTATCCGGACCCGACGGTGAAGCCGAAGATCCACAACATCTTCGCGCACAGCATCAACCCGTACATCAATCACTTCGAGACGAACCTGCCGCATTACCGCGCGGCCTACGAGAGCATCCTCGAGAGCGGGGATCTCGTGTACGGCGTCTGGTGCGTGGTGTACATCCTCTGGGTCCAGATCCTGAAGGGCGACACCCTGGGGGACATCTACGACGGCTCCGCGGGGTACGTCGGCTTCGTCGAGCGCACCGGCGACACGCACATGCTGCTGTCCGTGCAATGCCAGCGGCAGGCCGTGCAGAGCCTGCGCGGCCTCACCGCGGGCATGGCGTCGCTCGACTCCGACGGCTTTCGCGAGGCGGCCGTCGTGCAGCAGTTCCACGACTCCAAGAACGTCATCGGCCTGTGCTGGCACGCGCTTCTCCGGACGATCGTGGATCTGACGTTCGAGCGGTACGCCGAGGCCGCCGCGCACGCGCGCGTCGCCGAGGGGACGATCGGCGCGCTCTTCGCGTTCTTCAACAGCACGACGCACTATTTCCATTCTGCGCTCGCGCTCGCGGCATTCCAGGCCGAGGCCTCGGAGGAGGTCCGGCGCGCGGATCTCGCGCTGATCGAGGGCTACGCGGACAAGCTGAAGGTCCTCGCCAAGGATTGCTCCGACAACTTCTTGCATTGTCACCAGCTCGTCGAGGCCGAGCGGGCGCGGCTCGCGGGCGACACGTGGAGGGCGGCGGAGCTTTACGATCTCGCCATCGACAACGCCCAGAAGGGCCGGTTCTTGAACCACGTGGCCCTCGGGCTCGAGCTGGCCGCGCGGTTCTATCTCGCCACGGGCCGGCAGCGCATGGCGCGGGTCTACATGACCGAGGCCTACAACGCCTACGCCCGCTGGGGCGCCGACGGCAAGGTGCGGCAGCTCGAGCAGCGTCATCCGCAGCTCCTCGAGCGCAAAGAAGGCTCGGCCGACGCGCCGAACGACTGGCGCGGGACGACCACGTCGCAGTCGTCTCTGGGGCTCGATCTCGACGCCGTGGTCAAGGCCGCGCAGGCGCTGGCGGGCGAGCTTTTGCTCGATCGGCTGATCGAGCGGGTGATGCGCATCGTCGTCGAGAGCTCGGGGGCGCAGCGGGGCGTCCTCGTGCTCGCGCAGGGCGGCGAGCTGCGCATCGCGGCGACGATGGCGATCGAGCCGGCCGAGATCGCCGTGGGTCTGTCCGCGCCCGCGCTCGACGGCGCCGCGCTGCCCGCGTCGATCGTGAACACGGTGGTGCGGACGATGGATCCGGTCGTCCTCGACGACGCGCGGCAAGACGTCCGTTTCGGCGCCGATCCGTACATCGCGGCGCACGGGATCCAGTCGGCCCTCTGCCTCGCCATGATGCACCAGGGGCGCCTGTCGGGCGTGCTGTACCTCGAGAACGCGGCGGCGGCGGGCGCCTTCACGCCCGCGCGGGTGGGCTTTTGCGGCCTCGTGGCCGCGCAGGCGGCGATCGCCGTCGAGAACGCGCTGCTCATCGACCGGATCCGGCAAAAGAGCGAGGCGCTCACCGACGCCAACGCGCGGCTCGAGCGCGAGCTCGAGGATCACGTGCTCGCCCAGGAGGCGCTCGCGGATGCCTATGCCCGCGTCGACGCCGAGCTGCTCGAGCGCAAGCGGGGCGAGGAGGCGCGCGCGGCGCTCGAGGCAGAGCTGGTCCGCGTGCAGACGCCGCTCATTCCGATCACCGACCGGATCATGGTCATGCCGCTCATCGGCGTCATCGACGAGCGCCGCGCGGCGCAGGTGCTCGAGACCTCGATGCGGGGCGTGCAGGCGACGGGGGCCGAGGTGGTGATCCTCGACATCACGGGCGTGGCGGGCATCGATGCGACCGTGTTGAGCTCGATCCTGCGCGCGGTCGATGCGCTCAGGCTGCTGGGCACGAAGGCGGTGATCACGGGCATGCGCTCGGAGGTCGCCCGCAAGGTCGTGGAGCTCGGGGTCAACCTCGGGCCGACCGTGACCATGGCGACCCTCCAGCACGGCGTCGAATACGCGATGCGCAAGCGCGACCGCAAGCCGGGCGGGGAGCGGCGCGGCGTGTGA
- a CDS encoding type II toxin-antitoxin system RatA family toxin — MARRHLLARRFMAGALLCAGFCLVPGAEAGDAAPPHGQPEVKVFSVKGSEVPKVVVRAVIHQPPKKVWQIVSDCGQYKQHMPHIAASKQIKKDGNKVTCEVTISMPFPFSNLTAVTEAVHEESEGGFSRKWKLVRGDYTMNNGSWEVKPLDAAGTKSIVTYTVHADPKTAVPDWIREAAQKKALPEMIARVESEAGKI; from the coding sequence ATGGCTCGAAGGCACCTTCTCGCGCGCCGCTTCATGGCGGGGGCGCTCCTCTGCGCGGGCTTCTGTCTGGTTCCCGGCGCCGAGGCGGGCGACGCGGCGCCGCCGCACGGCCAGCCCGAGGTGAAGGTGTTCAGCGTCAAGGGCAGCGAGGTGCCGAAGGTCGTCGTGCGGGCCGTCATCCACCAGCCGCCGAAGAAGGTCTGGCAGATCGTGTCGGACTGCGGGCAGTACAAGCAGCACATGCCCCACATCGCGGCGTCGAAGCAGATCAAGAAGGACGGCAACAAGGTCACGTGCGAGGTGACGATCTCGATGCCGTTCCCCTTCTCGAACCTCACGGCCGTGACCGAGGCCGTGCACGAGGAGAGCGAGGGGGGTTTTTCTCGGAAATGGAAGCTCGTGCGGGGCGATTACACGATGAACAACGGGAGCTGGGAGGTGAAGCCTCTCGACGCTGCCGGCACGAAGAGCATCGTGACGTACACGGTGCACGCCGACCCGAAGACCGCCGTCCCTGACTGGATCCGCGAGGCGGCGCAAAAGAAGGCGCTGCCCGAGATGATCGCGCGGGTCGAATCCGAGGCGGGGAAGATCTAG
- a CDS encoding phytoene desaturase family protein has protein sequence MTATGSDACDVLVIGAGFGGLGAALSLVEGGTGARVVVCESLRYPGGCASTFARSGYRFESGATLFSGLGEGQLFGRWIARHGLGVTVDWIDPLVELRTPALRLPIGRDRTALVDALARLPGAPAGRVRAFFDHQQKVADTLWSLFDDPALLPPLSAAALVRHLASAPRYASLLPLLGRSLGEVLDAAGLAGFAPLRHYLDGLCQITVQCSAAEAEAPFAMATMDYYFRGTGHVRGGIGELASALAGAIERLGGEVRFSSRVKSLRPDPDGGFVAETRGGRIRAKQVVANLLPQDLRALLGASPGALPRLDKLAAEVDTGWGAAMLHLVARAPEGAPDKPVHLELVGDPAAPFVEGNHVFVSVSGAEDAGRCPPGHRTLTCSTHVPLPRMRALREEERGAYIAGIQGRMREVLAARAPEWTKRMAFEMTASPRTFQRFTGRSGGAVGGIPRRSGIRHYLTAWPRPVVPGVWMVGDSVFPGQSTLATAIGGVRTAAGVTRALGLRAKPAVVTP, from the coding sequence GTGACCGCCACGGGATCCGATGCGTGTGATGTCCTCGTGATCGGCGCGGGCTTCGGTGGCCTCGGCGCGGCGCTGTCGCTCGTCGAGGGCGGGACGGGCGCGCGCGTCGTCGTCTGCGAGTCGCTCCGCTATCCGGGCGGCTGCGCCAGCACGTTCGCGCGCTCGGGCTATCGCTTCGAGTCTGGCGCGACGCTCTTCTCCGGGCTCGGCGAGGGCCAGCTCTTCGGCCGCTGGATCGCCCGGCACGGGCTCGGGGTCACCGTCGACTGGATCGACCCCCTCGTCGAGCTGCGCACGCCCGCCCTTCGCCTGCCCATCGGCCGCGATCGCACGGCGCTCGTGGACGCCCTCGCAAGGCTGCCCGGCGCCCCCGCGGGCCGGGTTCGAGCTTTCTTCGATCACCAGCAAAAGGTCGCCGATACCCTCTGGTCGCTCTTCGACGACCCGGCGCTCTTGCCCCCGCTCTCCGCCGCGGCCCTCGTCCGCCACCTCGCCTCCGCGCCCCGCTACGCGAGCCTTTTGCCGCTGCTCGGCCGCTCCCTCGGCGAGGTCCTCGACGCGGCCGGCCTCGCCGGCTTCGCGCCCCTGCGCCATTACCTCGACGGCCTCTGCCAGATCACCGTGCAATGCAGCGCCGCCGAGGCCGAGGCGCCCTTCGCCATGGCCACGATGGACTATTACTTCCGCGGGACGGGCCACGTGCGCGGGGGCATCGGCGAGCTCGCCTCGGCGCTCGCGGGCGCGATCGAGAGGCTCGGCGGCGAGGTGCGCTTTTCGAGCCGGGTCAAATCGCTCCGGCCCGACCCCGACGGCGGCTTCGTCGCCGAGACGCGCGGGGGGCGGATACGGGCGAAGCAGGTAGTCGCGAACCTCCTTCCCCAGGATCTGCGCGCGCTCCTCGGCGCCTCCCCGGGCGCGCTGCCGCGGCTTGACAAGCTCGCGGCCGAGGTGGACACGGGCTGGGGCGCCGCCATGCTCCATCTCGTCGCCCGCGCCCCGGAGGGCGCCCCCGACAAACCCGTTCATCTCGAGCTCGTGGGCGATCCGGCGGCGCCGTTCGTCGAAGGAAACCATGTGTTCGTCTCGGTGAGCGGGGCCGAGGACGCGGGGCGATGCCCGCCGGGGCACCGGACGCTGACGTGCTCGACGCACGTGCCGCTCCCCAGGATGCGCGCCCTGCGGGAGGAGGAGCGCGGCGCGTACATCGCCGGGATCCAGGGCCGGATGCGCGAGGTGCTCGCGGCCCGGGCGCCCGAGTGGACCAAGCGGATGGCGTTCGAGATGACGGCCTCGCCGCGCACGTTCCAGCGCTTCACGGGCCGCAGCGGCGGCGCGGTGGGCGGTATTCCGCGTCGTTCGGGAATTCGCCATTACCTCACGGCCTGGCCGCGCCCGGTCGTGCCCGGGGTCTGGATGGTGGGCGACTCGGTATTCCCTGGACAGAGCACGCTGGCGACCGCGATCGGCGGCGTGCGCACGGCGGCGGGGGTCACGAGGGCCCTCGGGCTGCGGGCGAAGCCGGCAGTGGTAACTCCATAG